In the Pelagicoccus albus genome, AAACAGTAAACTCCCCGGAAAATCCGGCAGCCTTCATCCCAGGAATCCGCACGCAGGGCGGTATGACTTCGATGCGTTAAGCCAAGCGTTGCCTAGCCTTGCGCCTTTTCTTCGGAGCAATCCGAAGGGAGATCAGACGATTGACTTCAGTGACGAGCAGGCAATACGCGCCTTGAATTCAGCCCTTTTAGCGCACCACTATGGTATCAGCCATTGGATGATCCCTGCGGGTTATCTCTGTCCAGCCATACCGGGAAGAGCCGATATGATCCACTATCTTGCGGATCTACTGGCCAGTTCAAATGGCGGAGAGGTTCCTCGAGGAAAGCAGGTTCGCGTTTTGGATATCGGTACGGGGGCGAATTGCATTTATCCAATCCTCGGTTGTCGGAGCTACGGATGGCAATTTGTGGGAACAGATATCGACCCTGTTTCGATTAAAACAGCACGCTTGATCGTCGAAGCGAACGCATGCCTGAAAAACCAAATTAAGCTGGTTCGACAAAAAGAGCCCTCGATGATTTTCAAGGGGATAATCCGCCCCGGCGACTGGTATGAACTAAGCTTGTGCAATCCTCCTTTTCATTCCTCGGAGGGAGAGGCCAAGGCTAGTAATCTTCAGAAGCGTAAGAACCTGTCCAAAGGAAAAGGTGTCAAGAAAACGGATACGCTTAATTTTGGCGGTCAGCAGGCCGAGCTTTGGTGCGAAGGCGGTGAATTGCGCTTTCTCACGCAGATGATCCGAGAAAGTCGCGATTTTGCTCAACAGGTGGGTTGGTTCTCTAGCTTGGTCTCCAAAAGCGAAAACTTGCCTATCCTTAAGCAGGAACTGAATCGTTGGGGAGCGGCCCGAGTGGAAGTGCTTCCTATGAGCCAAGGTCAAAAGGTCAGCAGGGTGCTCGCTTGGAAGTGGGAAACGGCTGGCGGCGGCCAGAAAGGTGGCCGACCCGAGAAACGTTTTTAGAGTCCCAGTCGAAACTCGCTACAATTCGTCGTATTTAGCGTGGGTGCCTTTGGCTTTTTCCACGGGATACTTGGCGGCGTTTTTCTCAATCTTAGAAGATACTGCTTTGTTTAAATCGATACCCATTTCATGGCAAAGCAGGAGAAGATATGATGCGATATCAGCTACCTCTTCTTCGATCTGAACTCGTTTCTTGGATACGGTACCCGATACTTCTTCGGGTTTTTTCCATAGGAAAATCTCTTGAAGCTCGGCGGCCTCGATCGAAAGCGCTATGGCGAGATCCTTAGGGTTGTGGAACTGCTTCCAGTCGCGATCGTCACGAAAGGCAGTGAGCTTTTCAGTTAGTTGAGAAAGAGGATCTAGTGGCATGCTGGGCTTTGGCGAATGTTGAGGTTGAGGGCACTAGAGCGATTCGAGAAGCTTGCGGAGTTCCGCTTCTGGACCTTCGTGGTTTTGGTCCACCGCGAGTTTTAGAGCCCGCTCCAAACTAGGTTTCGCATCTTCGTTCCGCTGCAGGGCTAATAGGCTCTTCCCCTTCAGGATTTCGGCCATCATCCAGTCGTCCTTTTTGTTGATGCAAAAGTCTAGATGCTCGATCGCCTCCTCGTGATGCTCCTCTTCGATCAAAGCTTGAGCCAAAGAGAAGCGGAAGAGTTCGTTGTTCGGATTTTTGGATACGAGGGTTTGGAAGCGTTCTGTTTTCATAGGAAATATTGCTGGCTATCTTATTGGTGGTTCGCGACCAAGGTCGCTCCTACCGGGGAGTTCGCTGTGGATTTCGTGGAAACGGGCGTCGCGGTCGCCTTTGTTCATGCGGATGAATTTTGGTTTGGGCAGGCTTTGCAGAAATTGGCGGCCGTAGCTCTTGTGCAGGATGCGAGAGTCCAGAATGGTGACTACTCCCTTGTCGTCGCGGGTCCGAATGAGCCGGCCAACACCTTGGCGAAACTTGACCAAGGCCTCCGGCAAATTGAGCTCGGCAAAAGGGTTGCCACCTCGTTCTTTGATGTGCTCTGACTTCGCCTCCGCGATCGGATGAGTCGGCACGTCGAAGGGAAGGCGGGTAATGATCACTTGCTCCAGAGCCGAGCCGGGGACGTCGACCCCGGTCCAGAAACTATCGGTGCCGAAGAGGACTCCATTCCCCGCTTCGTGGAAGGCGGCGGTCATTTCGCTGCGACCCATCCCTTGTCCTTGAGCGAAGAAGGGGCGTCCTGCGTCGAGGAATTCGTTTTGCAAGACATCAGAAACCTTTCGCAGGTCCGAGTAGCTGGTGAAGAGCACTAGGGTGCCTCCTGAAACTTTGGATACGCAGTAGCGGATGTAGTCGGTCAATACCTCGATGGCCAGCTTTTGGTCTTGCGGGGAGGG is a window encoding:
- the rlmF gene encoding 23S rRNA (adenine(1618)-N(6))-methyltransferase RlmF, with the protein product MDRSRNSKLPGKSGSLHPRNPHAGRYDFDALSQALPSLAPFLRSNPKGDQTIDFSDEQAIRALNSALLAHHYGISHWMIPAGYLCPAIPGRADMIHYLADLLASSNGGEVPRGKQVRVLDIGTGANCIYPILGCRSYGWQFVGTDIDPVSIKTARLIVEANACLKNQIKLVRQKEPSMIFKGIIRPGDWYELSLCNPPFHSSEGEAKASNLQKRKNLSKGKGVKKTDTLNFGGQQAELWCEGGELRFLTQMIRESRDFAQQVGWFSSLVSKSENLPILKQELNRWGAARVEVLPMSQGQKVSRVLAWKWETAGGGQKGGRPEKRF
- a CDS encoding nucleotide pyrophosphohydrolase, with product MPLDPLSQLTEKLTAFRDDRDWKQFHNPKDLAIALSIEAAELQEIFLWKKPEEVSGTVSKKRVQIEEEVADIASYLLLLCHEMGIDLNKAVSSKIEKNAAKYPVEKAKGTHAKYDEL
- a CDS encoding molecular chaperone DnaJ gives rise to the protein MKTERFQTLVSKNPNNELFRFSLAQALIEEEHHEEAIEHLDFCINKKDDWMMAEILKGKSLLALQRNEDAKPSLERALKLAVDQNHEGPEAELRKLLESL